Proteins encoded within one genomic window of Haematobia irritans isolate KBUSLIRL chromosome 5, ASM5000362v1, whole genome shotgun sequence:
- the LOC142240960 gene encoding transmembrane protein 234 homolog, giving the protein MTIVTNTLSLICVGLLWGCTNPFIRLGSEGIEKINTGSSSKNLWLEMKTIALRLKYWIPFVLNQSGSVLYVWTLQTSNIIVAVPVANSLTFAFTALTGYLLGEKIPGKNVIIGSLLVCLGSSIMLYDQTLRENREIVNKN; this is encoded by the exons ATGACCATCGTCACAAATACGTTGTCCTTAATATGCGTGGGTCTACTATGGGGATGTACAAATCCTTTCATACGTTTGGGCAGTGAAGGTATAGAGAAAATAAATACCGGGTCGTCTTCCAAAAATTTATGGCTAGAAATGAAAACTATTGCATTGCGTTTAAAATATTGGATACCATTCGTGTTAAACCAATCGGGAAGTGTTCTCTATGTGTGGACATTACAAACGAGTAATATCATTGTTGCAGTACCGGTGGCGAACTCTTTGACATTTGCTTTTACAGCTCTTACCGGTTACCTTTTGGGTGAAAAGATACCTGGAAAAA ATGTCATTATTGGATCCCTATTGGTTTGCCTTGGATCATCTATTATGTTATACGATCAAACGTTAAGAGAAAACCGGGAAATTGTAAacaagaattaa